From one Catellatospora sp. IY07-71 genomic stretch:
- a CDS encoding hemolysin family protein translates to MTELLITVGLLLGNAFFVGAEFALIASRRTVIEPKAQTSRPAKWALSAMNQIPLMIAGAQLGITLCSLALGAIAEPALAHFIEKPFGALGLPQNMLHPTAFVIALLIVVFLHTVIGEMVPKNITLAGPEASVLWLGPPMLAFCVATKPLLVAMKWAARQVLRLWRIEAADAVKTVFTAEELAGLVAQAHTEGLLDPEQHARIAGALALNQRTAADALRPWSSVTSVTDDTSPATLEVLATRTGRSRFPVVSRGSRRVLGFVHIKDVLGMEGASRREPIPGGLIRPLAIVPPDRSLAELLLSMRRERRHIVLVSEGQVPVGVVTLDDVLNAIMAPAA, encoded by the coding sequence ATGACTGAGCTGCTCATCACGGTCGGGCTGCTGCTCGGCAACGCGTTCTTCGTCGGCGCCGAGTTCGCGCTGATCGCGTCCCGGCGTACCGTCATCGAGCCGAAGGCGCAGACCTCGCGCCCCGCGAAGTGGGCGCTGTCCGCGATGAACCAGATCCCGCTGATGATCGCGGGCGCGCAGCTCGGCATCACGCTGTGCTCGCTGGCGCTGGGCGCGATCGCGGAGCCGGCGCTGGCGCACTTCATCGAGAAGCCGTTCGGTGCGCTCGGTCTGCCGCAGAACATGCTGCATCCCACCGCGTTCGTGATCGCCCTGCTCATCGTGGTCTTCCTGCACACGGTGATCGGCGAGATGGTGCCGAAGAACATCACCCTGGCCGGTCCCGAGGCGAGCGTGCTGTGGCTGGGCCCGCCGATGCTGGCCTTCTGCGTGGCGACCAAGCCGCTGCTGGTGGCGATGAAGTGGGCGGCGCGGCAGGTGCTGCGGCTGTGGCGGATCGAGGCGGCCGACGCGGTGAAGACCGTGTTCACGGCGGAGGAGCTGGCCGGGCTGGTGGCCCAGGCGCACACCGAGGGCCTGCTGGACCCGGAGCAGCATGCGCGGATCGCGGGCGCGCTGGCCCTGAACCAGCGGACGGCGGCGGACGCACTGCGGCCGTGGTCGTCGGTCACCAGCGTCACCGACGACACCTCTCCGGCGACGCTGGAGGTGCTGGCGACGCGCACCGGGCGGTCCCGCTTCCCGGTGGTGTCGCGGGGGAGCCGGCGGGTGCTGGGCTTCGTGCACATCAAGGACGTGCTGGGCATGGAGGGCGCGAGCCGCCGCGAGCCGATCCCCGGCGGGCTGATCCGGCCGCTGGCGATCGTGCCGCCGGACCGCTCGCTGGCCGAGCTGCTGCTGTCGATGCGCCGCGAGCGTCGCCACATCGTGCTGGTGAGCGAGGGACAGGTGCCGGTGGGCGTGGTCACGCTGGACGACGTGCTGAACGCGATCATGGCGCCGGCTGCGTGA
- a CDS encoding class E sortase encodes MSRHRASEPEDDQTTMFPRVTDEPAADASITSVLPVVPADATTVLPVISTPPSPRPAAPGAEAQPSPYAPVSPAPQAAAPVSPAPVSPAAASDETTYLPRISDETTQLPRIAKPAPSVATGRATATDETGLLGAIPPAPPPSADEPKPSPRPRWSGEPEPPPIKAVRAGEKNYRSIHSEYTRTTFGSVLRMTLRGTGELMITVGLVILLFAAYEVWGKTAIVEGHQSELEQQLNWGEPVVGAPTPTPSPSVTGKPKPPPAGQPVAKLYIPKLNKHWVVVQGVTQKDIRYAPGHYPNSAMPGQEGNFSVAGHRNRATFWDLDKLHGGDKIVVETKDMYYVYEVAKQRIVLPSAVEVVRPVPPTMTAGKLLTLTTCNPKFDNYQRLIIHGTLVHEQPRSAGPPAELAGAA; translated from the coding sequence ATGAGCAGGCACAGGGCGTCGGAGCCCGAGGACGACCAGACGACCATGTTCCCCCGGGTGACCGACGAGCCCGCGGCGGATGCCTCGATCACCAGCGTGCTGCCCGTGGTGCCCGCCGACGCGACGACCGTGCTGCCGGTGATCTCGACGCCGCCGTCGCCGCGTCCCGCCGCGCCGGGAGCGGAGGCGCAGCCCTCCCCCTACGCGCCGGTGAGCCCGGCACCGCAGGCCGCCGCCCCGGTGAGCCCCGCCCCGGTGAGCCCGGCCGCGGCGAGCGACGAGACCACGTACCTGCCGCGGATCTCGGATGAGACCACCCAGCTCCCGCGGATCGCCAAGCCCGCGCCCTCGGTGGCGACCGGCCGCGCGACGGCCACCGACGAGACCGGCCTGCTCGGCGCGATCCCGCCCGCTCCCCCGCCGTCTGCCGACGAGCCCAAGCCGTCCCCCCGGCCGCGCTGGAGCGGCGAGCCGGAGCCGCCGCCGATCAAGGCCGTGCGGGCCGGTGAGAAGAACTACCGCAGCATCCACTCCGAGTACACCCGGACCACCTTCGGTTCGGTGCTGCGCATGACGCTGCGCGGCACCGGCGAGCTGATGATCACGGTCGGCCTGGTCATCCTGCTCTTCGCGGCGTACGAGGTGTGGGGCAAGACGGCCATCGTCGAGGGCCACCAGAGCGAGCTGGAGCAGCAGCTGAACTGGGGTGAGCCGGTCGTGGGCGCCCCGACGCCGACGCCCAGCCCGTCGGTCACCGGCAAGCCCAAGCCGCCGCCCGCCGGGCAGCCGGTCGCCAAGCTCTACATCCCCAAGCTGAACAAGCACTGGGTCGTGGTGCAGGGCGTGACGCAGAAGGACATCCGATACGCGCCGGGCCACTACCCGAACAGCGCGATGCCGGGCCAGGAGGGCAACTTCTCGGTCGCCGGGCACCGCAACCGGGCCACCTTCTGGGACCTGGACAAGCTCCACGGCGGCGACAAGATCGTCGTGGAGACCAAGGACATGTACTACGTGTACGAGGTGGCCAAGCAGCGCATCGTGCTGCCGTCCGCGGTCGAGGTGGTGCGGCCGGTGCCGCCGACCATGACCGCCGGCAAGCTGCTCACGCTGACCACGTGCAACCCGAAGTTCGACAACTACCAGCGTCTGATCATCCACGGGACGCTCGTGCACGAGCAGCCGCGCTCCGCCGGGCCGCCCGCCGAACTGGCAGGAGCCGCCTGA
- a CDS encoding (Fe-S)-binding protein, with protein sequence MGVVQIVSTVIALAVTAVAVVLVVRAVRQMLAVIRLGQPDPTRSGDRAARWKTMLTETFGHTKMFKWSVVGAAHWLVMISFIILSTLVAGAYFEVVNPAWELPIVGGWDVFAFVTEWIGILGIPAILVLIAIRLRQRPNKQSNSRFAGSTMWQGYFVEYIIITVLVLGFLIRGFKVSSGLFHHPAWATPLSHALGAVLPASLTAITIVALIKICVSMGWAITIGLNPTMGVAWHRFLAFFNIYFKRNADGAPALGALKPMTSNGAPIDLEEADPEKDTFGVSQVEHFGWKGLLDFSTCTECGRCQSQCPAWNTGKPLSPKLIVLSLRDHAYAKAPYLLAGGGKDLTGEEKGTAEQLAGVNVLALAEAERPLIGGAAELGVIDPDALWSCTTCGACVEQCPVDIEHVDHIVDMRRYQVMIESSFPSEAGAMLRNLENKGNPWGAPPNTREDWTKGLDFPVPRVGEVEEFEYLFWVGCAGAFEDKAKKTTRAVASLLNEAGVKFAILGNNETCTGDPARRIGNEFVYQMLAQQNVETIKETGALKIVATCPHCFNTLGNEYKELGLEVEVVHHTELLAHLVKTGKLTPVAPVDGGLTYHDPCYLGRHNRVFTPPREVLGAAIGAGATTAAGDGTGILEMGRREERSFCCGAGGARMWMEERIGKRINVERTEEALATGAKTIAVGCPFCSTMITDGVRSKGQEDVEVIDVATVLLRSVKPTPAA encoded by the coding sequence ATGGGCGTCGTTCAGATCGTCAGCACGGTCATCGCGCTGGCCGTGACCGCGGTCGCGGTGGTGCTGGTCGTGCGAGCGGTACGGCAGATGCTCGCGGTGATCCGGCTGGGCCAGCCCGACCCGACGCGCTCGGGCGACCGGGCCGCGCGGTGGAAGACCATGCTGACCGAGACGTTCGGCCACACGAAGATGTTCAAGTGGTCGGTCGTCGGCGCGGCGCACTGGCTGGTGATGATCTCCTTCATCATCCTGTCCACGCTGGTGGCCGGCGCCTACTTCGAGGTGGTCAACCCGGCATGGGAGCTGCCGATCGTCGGCGGCTGGGACGTGTTCGCGTTCGTCACCGAGTGGATCGGCATCCTGGGCATCCCCGCGATCCTCGTGCTGATCGCGATCCGGCTGCGCCAGCGCCCCAACAAGCAGTCCAACTCGCGCTTCGCCGGCTCGACGATGTGGCAGGGCTACTTCGTCGAGTACATCATCATCACGGTCCTGGTCCTGGGCTTCCTGATCCGCGGGTTCAAGGTCTCGTCCGGGCTGTTCCACCACCCGGCGTGGGCCACCCCGCTGTCGCACGCCCTCGGCGCGGTGCTGCCCGCCTCGCTGACCGCGATCACGATCGTCGCGCTGATCAAGATCTGCGTGTCGATGGGCTGGGCGATCACGATCGGCCTCAACCCGACGATGGGCGTGGCCTGGCACCGGTTCCTGGCCTTCTTCAACATCTACTTCAAGCGCAACGCCGACGGCGCGCCCGCGCTCGGCGCGCTCAAGCCGATGACCTCCAACGGCGCCCCGATCGACCTGGAGGAGGCCGACCCGGAGAAGGACACCTTCGGCGTGTCCCAGGTCGAGCACTTCGGGTGGAAGGGCCTGCTGGACTTCTCGACCTGCACCGAGTGCGGCCGCTGCCAGTCCCAGTGCCCCGCCTGGAACACCGGCAAGCCCCTGTCGCCGAAGCTGATCGTGCTGAGCCTGCGCGACCACGCGTACGCCAAGGCCCCCTACCTGCTGGCCGGCGGCGGCAAGGACCTGACCGGCGAGGAGAAGGGCACCGCCGAGCAGCTCGCCGGCGTCAACGTGCTCGCCCTGGCCGAGGCCGAGCGGCCGCTCATCGGCGGCGCCGCCGAGCTGGGCGTCATCGACCCCGACGCGCTGTGGTCCTGCACCACCTGCGGGGCGTGCGTGGAGCAGTGCCCGGTCGACATCGAGCACGTCGACCACATCGTCGACATGCGCCGCTACCAGGTCATGATCGAGTCGTCGTTCCCGTCCGAGGCCGGGGCGATGCTGCGCAACCTGGAGAACAAGGGCAACCCGTGGGGCGCTCCGCCCAACACCCGCGAGGACTGGACCAAGGGCCTGGACTTCCCCGTGCCGCGCGTCGGCGAGGTGGAGGAGTTCGAGTACCTGTTCTGGGTCGGCTGCGCGGGCGCCTTCGAGGACAAGGCCAAGAAGACCACGCGCGCCGTGGCGAGCCTGCTCAACGAGGCCGGGGTCAAGTTCGCGATCCTGGGCAACAACGAGACCTGTACGGGCGACCCGGCGCGGCGGATCGGCAACGAGTTCGTGTACCAGATGCTCGCCCAGCAGAACGTCGAGACGATCAAGGAAACCGGCGCGCTGAAGATCGTCGCGACCTGCCCGCACTGCTTCAACACCCTCGGCAACGAGTACAAGGAGCTCGGCCTGGAGGTCGAGGTCGTGCACCACACCGAGCTGCTCGCGCACCTGGTCAAGACCGGCAAGCTCACCCCGGTCGCGCCCGTCGACGGCGGCCTGACCTACCACGACCCGTGCTACCTGGGCCGCCACAACCGCGTCTTCACCCCGCCGCGTGAGGTCCTCGGCGCCGCCATCGGCGCGGGCGCGACCACCGCGGCAGGGGACGGCACCGGCATCCTGGAGATGGGCCGCCGCGAGGAGCGCTCGTTCTGCTGCGGCGCGGGCGGCGCCCGCATGTGGATGGAGGAGCGCATCGGCAAGCGGATCAACGTCGAGCGCACCGAGGAGGCCCTGGCCACCGGCGCGAAGACCATTGCCGTGGGCTGCCCCTTCTGCTCCACCATGATCACCGACGGCGTCCGCTCCAAGGGCCAGGAGGACGTCGAGGTCATCGACGTAGCCACCGTCCTCCTCCGCTCCGTCAAACCCACCCCGGCGGCCTGA
- a CDS encoding cell division protein CrgA: MPKSQVRKKKIYTPPTDVLPNATAAEKKPSPMWLPITAVSLIVFGIAWLVVYYLSETLYPVAGWGYWNLAVGFGAMVGALGLLSKWR, encoded by the coding sequence GTGCCGAAGTCGCAGGTCCGCAAGAAGAAGATCTACACGCCGCCGACGGATGTGTTGCCCAACGCCACCGCCGCGGAGAAGAAGCCGAGCCCGATGTGGCTGCCGATCACAGCGGTGTCCCTGATCGTTTTCGGCATCGCGTGGCTCGTCGTGTACTACCTGTCCGAGACGCTCTACCCCGTGGCGGGTTGGGGGTATTGGAACCTGGCTGTCGGCTTCGGCGCCATGGTGGGCGCGCTGGGTCTTCTCTCGAAGTGGCGATGA
- a CDS encoding DUF881 domain-containing protein codes for MEYTSGTSSWRKAVLRAGRAFARLPGRRRSGWTLGVPLIAAAAGLLFTMSATVSAGTSLREDRRVALGELISKKEAETQDARMRVDQLRNEIDGLTDALAVGDGPVALEHARGEGYLSAAGLTAVHGRGLTVRMDDAPNSADDLTPGTATQDDLVVHQQDVQAVVNALWAGGAEAMTIMNVRVITTTAVQCVGNTLLLDGKRYSPPFVISAIGDPARLQAALDAAKGVQAFRDAVRDYGLGYSVTREADIQAPAYQGSVLLRHASVPR; via the coding sequence GTGGAATACACATCCGGCACCTCGTCATGGCGTAAGGCCGTGCTCCGGGCGGGTCGCGCGTTCGCCCGGCTGCCCGGCCGGCGCCGCAGCGGCTGGACGCTCGGCGTGCCCCTGATCGCGGCCGCGGCCGGCCTGCTCTTCACCATGAGCGCCACCGTCTCGGCCGGCACCTCGCTGCGCGAGGACCGGCGTGTCGCGCTCGGCGAGCTGATCAGCAAGAAGGAAGCCGAGACGCAGGACGCCCGGATGCGGGTCGATCAGCTGCGCAACGAGATCGACGGGCTGACCGACGCGCTGGCCGTCGGCGACGGCCCGGTCGCCCTGGAGCACGCCCGCGGTGAGGGCTACCTGTCCGCCGCCGGGCTGACCGCCGTACACGGGCGAGGGCTCACCGTGCGCATGGACGACGCCCCGAACAGCGCCGACGACCTCACCCCCGGCACCGCGACCCAGGACGACCTCGTCGTGCACCAGCAGGACGTGCAGGCCGTGGTGAACGCGCTCTGGGCGGGCGGCGCCGAGGCGATGACCATCATGAACGTCCGCGTCATCACCACCACCGCCGTGCAGTGTGTCGGCAACACCCTGCTGCTCGACGGCAAGCGCTACTCCCCGCCGTTCGTGATCTCGGCGATCGGCGACCCGGCCCGGCTCCAGGCCGCGCTGGACGCCGCCAAGGGCGTCCAGGCCTTCCGTGATGCTGTACGGGACTACGGCCTGGGATATAGCGTCACGCGCGAGGCGGACATCCAGGCACCCGCCTACCAGGGGTCCGTGCTGCTGCGCCATGCCTCGGTCCCGCGTTGA
- a CDS encoding aminodeoxychorismate/anthranilate synthase component II, with amino-acid sequence MRVLVIDNYDSFVYNLVQYLGQLGVECEVRRNDEISVAEVGRLGADGVLLSPGPGAPESAGICLDVIAEYGGKLPLFGVCLGHQAIGQAFGATVTRAPELLHGKTSQVTHTGAGVLAGLPDPFTATRYHSLAVVEDTLPAEIEVTGRTESGVVMAMRHRTLPIEGVQFHPESVLTQGGHLMLANWLASCGHTEALDRAPALAEEVEQRRLAAFPA; translated from the coding sequence ATGCGCGTTCTTGTGATCGACAACTACGACTCGTTCGTCTACAACCTCGTGCAGTACCTCGGCCAGCTCGGGGTGGAGTGCGAGGTCCGGCGCAACGACGAGATCAGCGTCGCCGAGGTGGGCAGGCTGGGCGCCGACGGCGTGCTGCTGTCCCCCGGCCCCGGCGCGCCCGAGTCGGCCGGCATCTGCCTGGACGTCATCGCCGAGTACGGCGGGAAGCTCCCGCTCTTCGGGGTGTGCCTGGGCCACCAGGCGATCGGCCAGGCGTTCGGCGCCACGGTGACCCGCGCCCCGGAGCTGCTGCACGGAAAGACGTCGCAGGTCACGCACACCGGCGCGGGTGTGCTGGCCGGTCTGCCGGACCCGTTCACGGCGACCCGCTACCACTCGCTCGCCGTCGTCGAGGACACCCTGCCCGCCGAGATCGAGGTGACGGGGCGGACCGAATCGGGGGTGGTGATGGCGATGCGGCACCGCACCCTGCCGATCGAGGGCGTGCAGTTCCACCCCGAGTCGGTGCTCACCCAGGGCGGCCACCTGATGCTGGCCAACTGGCTGGCGTCCTGCGGCCACACCGAGGCCCTCGACCGTGCCCCGGCCCTGGCCGAAGAGGTCGAGCAGCGCCGCCTCGCCGCCTTCCCGGCGTAA
- a CDS encoding C40 family peptidase, protein MSPLRTASRSLTRVLVLVAALLVGLAPALPAHAEPDTIAEIEAEISKTWEKLEPLIEEYNKVHSDLKKLQKKATAIEQKLSPLRLTVEVTRTRVGVIAAEYYKGGRSAQVNAMLSGGSPKQFADQLMILEYLAHDKQQQIAATTEAKAKYDVEKSALDAAIAEQKAKDADMAAKKKVIEAQMTELQKLRTRAYGSGAPGGSLKIGSACPAQMGSGKGQIAAAWACKQISKKYVWGSAGPNTFDCSGLTQQAWKQAGVSLSHYTKDQWGEGTRVSAANARVGDLVFFFSDLHHVGIYVGTVGGERVMVHAPHTGDVVRMAYIKYMPVAGYVRPS, encoded by the coding sequence GTGTCCCCCCTCCGTACCGCGTCGCGTTCGCTCACCCGCGTGCTCGTGCTGGTCGCCGCGCTGCTCGTCGGCCTCGCGCCGGCGCTGCCCGCGCATGCCGAGCCGGACACGATCGCCGAGATCGAAGCTGAGATCAGCAAGACCTGGGAGAAGCTCGAACCGCTGATCGAGGAGTACAACAAGGTCCACAGCGACCTGAAGAAGCTGCAGAAGAAGGCGACGGCGATCGAGCAGAAGCTGTCGCCGCTGCGGCTCACCGTCGAGGTCACCCGCACCCGCGTCGGCGTCATCGCCGCCGAGTACTACAAGGGCGGCCGCAGCGCCCAGGTGAACGCGATGCTGTCCGGCGGCTCGCCGAAGCAGTTCGCCGACCAGCTGATGATCCTGGAGTACCTGGCCCACGACAAGCAGCAGCAGATCGCCGCGACGACCGAGGCCAAGGCGAAGTACGACGTCGAGAAGTCGGCGCTGGACGCCGCGATCGCCGAGCAGAAGGCCAAGGACGCCGACATGGCGGCCAAGAAGAAGGTCATCGAGGCGCAGATGACGGAGCTGCAGAAGCTGCGCACGCGGGCCTACGGCTCGGGCGCCCCCGGCGGCTCGCTGAAGATCGGCAGTGCCTGCCCGGCGCAGATGGGCAGCGGCAAGGGCCAGATCGCCGCGGCTTGGGCCTGCAAGCAGATCAGCAAGAAGTACGTGTGGGGCAGCGCGGGCCCGAACACCTTCGACTGCTCCGGCCTCACCCAGCAGGCGTGGAAGCAGGCCGGGGTGAGCCTGTCGCACTACACCAAGGACCAGTGGGGCGAGGGCACCCGGGTCAGCGCGGCCAACGCCAGGGTCGGTGACCTGGTCTTCTTCTTCAGCGACCTGCACCATGTCGGCATCTACGTCGGCACCGTGGGCGGCGAGCGGGTCATGGTGCACGCGCCGCACACCGGCGACGTGGTCCGCATGGCGTACATCAAGTACATGCCGGTCGCCGGGTACGTACGCCCGAGCTGA
- a CDS encoding hemolysin family protein: MSEFLYILLFVLLTLGTAFFVAAEFALVTVDRAEIDTRAERGERPARTVRRALRELSFQLSGAQLGITLTALLTGYLAEPALRPLVEPMGLSAGWSHAISLGIATLFSMLFGELVPKNAALSRPMPVALRTAGPMRVFSNVFKLLINALNETANWLVRRMGIEPQEELASARSPEELGLLAAISAQAGALPTETALLLQRTVRFSDKHAAEAMTPRIDVVGLSGSATVAELFEAVRETGHSRFPVYEQTLDTVTGVVSVNDALAVPPARRALTTVAAVAREPVLVPGSLDLDKVVAALRAGRSDFAIVVDEYGGTDGVVTIEDLVEELVGEIADEHDTAEEEESGSVEVTVPGGVRTWLVDGMLREDELDEQTGFRLPEGPYETLAGFLMAELGRIPGVGDTVLANDWEFTVVEMDRHRVEQVRLVRLAGDDDD, translated from the coding sequence CTGTCTGAGTTCCTGTACATCCTGCTGTTCGTCCTGCTCACCCTCGGCACGGCGTTCTTCGTGGCGGCCGAGTTCGCGCTCGTCACGGTCGACCGGGCGGAGATCGACACGCGGGCGGAGCGGGGTGAGCGTCCGGCGCGGACGGTGCGCCGGGCGCTGCGCGAGCTGTCGTTCCAGCTGTCGGGGGCGCAGCTCGGCATCACGCTGACCGCGCTGCTGACCGGTTACCTCGCCGAGCCCGCGCTGCGGCCGCTGGTCGAGCCGATGGGCCTGTCCGCGGGCTGGAGCCACGCGATCTCGCTGGGCATCGCGACCCTGTTCTCGATGCTGTTCGGCGAGCTGGTGCCGAAGAACGCGGCGCTGTCGCGGCCGATGCCGGTGGCGCTGCGCACGGCGGGGCCGATGCGGGTCTTCTCCAACGTCTTCAAGCTGCTGATCAACGCACTGAACGAGACGGCGAACTGGCTGGTGCGCCGGATGGGCATCGAGCCGCAGGAGGAGCTGGCCAGCGCCCGCTCGCCGGAGGAGCTGGGGCTGCTGGCGGCGATCTCGGCGCAGGCCGGCGCGCTGCCGACGGAGACGGCGCTGCTGCTGCAGCGCACGGTGCGGTTCAGCGACAAGCACGCGGCCGAGGCGATGACGCCGCGCATCGACGTGGTGGGGCTGTCCGGCTCGGCGACGGTCGCCGAGCTGTTCGAGGCGGTACGCGAGACCGGGCACAGCCGGTTCCCGGTGTACGAGCAGACACTGGACACGGTCACGGGTGTGGTGTCGGTCAACGACGCGCTGGCCGTGCCCCCGGCCCGGCGCGCGCTGACCACGGTCGCCGCGGTGGCCCGGGAGCCGGTGCTGGTGCCGGGCTCGCTGGACCTGGACAAGGTGGTGGCGGCGCTGCGCGCGGGCCGGTCCGACTTCGCCATCGTGGTCGACGAGTACGGCGGCACGGACGGCGTGGTGACCATCGAGGACCTCGTGGAGGAGCTGGTCGGGGAGATCGCCGACGAGCACGACACCGCCGAGGAGGAGGAGTCCGGCTCGGTCGAGGTGACCGTGCCGGGCGGCGTGCGCACCTGGCTGGTCGACGGCATGCTGCGCGAGGACGAGCTGGACGAGCAGACGGGCTTCCGGCTGCCGGAGGGCCCGTACGAGACGCTCGCCGGCTTCCTGATGGCGGAGCTGGGCCGGATCCCGGGGGTCGGCGACACGGTGCTGGCCAACGACTGGGAGTTCACGGTGGTGGAGATGGACCGGCACCGGGTGGAGCAGGTGCGCCTGGTGCGGCTGGCGGGCGACGACGATGACTGA
- a CDS encoding peptidoglycan recognition family protein gives MSPRIPLRRLAVLTAAGVGLAAGLVPVAAQAEPPPSRQADYQAAAEEYGVPVAVLLGVSYLESRWDANAGTPSTSGGYGPMHLTDATYVAAQPTAVPENVEPAVPEDARGDDSRPKAAGHPTDAPPPAEAALHTLPAAAALTGLSAEALRTDPVANIRGGAALLASYQQQLDGPRGADSDPNAWYAAVARYSGADNEQAAAAFADEVYATLRDGASRTTDEGHPLALPGRGVNPVKEWLSRLGLPRLERPDGIECPIDISCESLPAPYQAFGDGDYGNHDLGNRPQSQRIEYIVIHDTEGSWATTLRLISDPTYVSWHYTLRSVDGHIAQHVKSKNVAWHAGNWFVNAKAIGLEHEGFAAHGGWYTEALYRTSAKLVRHLALRLGIPLDRNHIIGHDNVPGTISSTISGMHWDPGPYWDWAHYFELLKAPFRGLPEPLAGHAGLVTLNPDYATNKPAFTGCTGAGTNPCPARSSSSVILRTAPNLTAPLVRDPGRCGTKASTMTVSDHCARGSAGQTFAVAERTAEWTAIWYLGQKAWFRNADAGPLWNTGFLVEPKPGLASIPVFGRAYPEAAAYPAGVPVQAVSAYTQYTIAAGQRYAAGPVLTSEYYRASTFDWSSPGDGTVIRGDTQYVQIQFGHRIGYVKRDDVVIRPAVVY, from the coding sequence GTGTCACCCCGAATCCCCCTGCGCCGCCTGGCGGTGCTCACCGCGGCGGGCGTGGGCCTGGCCGCCGGCCTGGTGCCGGTCGCCGCCCAGGCCGAGCCGCCACCGTCCCGCCAGGCCGACTACCAGGCCGCCGCCGAGGAGTACGGCGTACCCGTCGCGGTGCTGCTCGGCGTGTCCTACCTGGAGTCCCGCTGGGACGCCAACGCCGGGACGCCCAGCACCTCCGGCGGTTACGGCCCGATGCACCTTACCGATGCCACCTACGTGGCCGCGCAGCCCACCGCCGTTCCGGAGAACGTCGAGCCGGCCGTGCCCGAGGACGCCCGCGGTGACGACAGCCGCCCCAAGGCCGCCGGGCACCCGACGGACGCCCCGCCGCCCGCCGAGGCGGCGCTGCACACCCTGCCGGCTGCCGCGGCGCTGACCGGGCTGAGCGCCGAGGCGCTGCGCACCGACCCCGTCGCCAACATCCGGGGCGGCGCCGCGCTGCTGGCGTCGTACCAGCAGCAGCTGGACGGCCCGCGCGGCGCCGACAGCGACCCGAACGCCTGGTACGCCGCGGTGGCCCGCTACTCCGGCGCCGACAACGAGCAGGCCGCCGCCGCGTTCGCCGACGAGGTCTACGCGACGCTGCGCGACGGTGCCAGCCGCACCACCGACGAGGGCCACCCGCTCGCCCTGCCCGGCCGCGGCGTCAACCCGGTCAAGGAGTGGCTGTCCCGGCTCGGCCTGCCCCGGCTGGAGCGGCCGGACGGCATCGAGTGCCCGATCGACATCTCCTGCGAATCGCTGCCCGCGCCCTACCAGGCGTTCGGCGACGGCGACTACGGCAACCACGACCTGGGCAACCGGCCGCAGTCGCAGCGCATCGAGTACATCGTCATCCACGACACCGAGGGAAGCTGGGCCACCACCCTGCGGCTCATCTCCGACCCGACGTACGTGAGCTGGCACTACACCCTGCGCTCGGTCGACGGGCACATCGCCCAGCACGTGAAGTCGAAGAACGTCGCCTGGCACGCGGGCAACTGGTTCGTCAACGCCAAGGCGATCGGCCTGGAGCACGAGGGCTTCGCCGCGCACGGCGGCTGGTACACCGAGGCGCTCTACCGCACCTCCGCGAAGCTGGTGCGGCACCTGGCGCTGCGGCTCGGCATCCCGCTGGACCGCAACCACATCATCGGCCACGACAACGTGCCCGGCACCATCTCGTCGACGATCTCCGGCATGCACTGGGACCCGGGCCCGTACTGGGACTGGGCGCACTACTTCGAGCTGCTCAAGGCGCCGTTCCGGGGCCTGCCGGAGCCGCTGGCCGGGCACGCCGGGCTGGTCACGCTCAACCCCGACTACGCCACCAACAAGCCCGCCTTCACCGGCTGCACCGGCGCGGGGACCAACCCGTGCCCGGCCCGCTCCAGCTCCTCGGTGATCCTGCGTACCGCGCCGAACCTCACCGCGCCGCTGGTGCGCGACCCGGGCCGGTGCGGCACCAAGGCCAGCACCATGACGGTCAGCGACCACTGCGCGCGGGGCTCCGCCGGGCAGACCTTCGCCGTCGCCGAGCGCACCGCCGAGTGGACCGCGATCTGGTACCTCGGCCAGAAGGCCTGGTTCCGCAACGCCGACGCCGGCCCGCTGTGGAACACCGGCTTCCTGGTCGAGCCGAAACCGGGCCTGGCGAGCATCCCGGTGTTCGGGCGGGCCTACCCGGAGGCGGCGGCATACCCGGCGGGCGTGCCCGTGCAGGCGGTCAGCGCGTACACGCAGTACACGATCGCGGCGGGCCAGCGCTACGCGGCCGGTCCGGTGCTGACGAGCGAGTACTACCGGGCCAGCACGTTCGACTGGTCGTCGCCCGGCGACGGCACCGTCATCCGCGGCGACACGCAGTACGTGCAGATCCAGTTCGGCCACCGCATCGGGTACGTGAAGCGCGACGACGTGGTGATCCGCCCGGCCGTCGTCTACTGA